A genomic region of Trifolium pratense cultivar HEN17-A07 linkage group LG3, ARS_RC_1.1, whole genome shotgun sequence contains the following coding sequences:
- the LOC123917307 gene encoding reactive oxygen species modulator 1, protein MARDSCLARVTAGAAVGGAVGGAVGAVYGTYEAIRYKVPGLLKIRHIGQTTLGSAAIFGLFLGAGSLIHCGKSY, encoded by the exons ATGGCTAGAGACAGTTGCCTCGCTCGTGTCACAGCCGGTGCTGCCGTAGGCGGCGCTGTTGGCGGTGCCGTCG GTGCTGTGTATGGAACATATGAGGCTATTAGATATAAG GTACCCGGACTTTTGAAAATTAGGCATATTGGACAAACTACACTTGGAAGTGCTGCTATATTTGGTCTTTTCTTGGGTGCCGGAAGTTTGATACATTGTGGGAAGTCATACTGA
- the LOC123917308 gene encoding pentatricopeptide repeat-containing protein At3g49730-like has translation MQRFSLFFQKHNLFNLPLKKSLPISHQNTTLYRFFFSTTIFQVNSSQPSSSHSPPTPNPKKTPNSQNDQFGLVYLESNTNNFNDQNNDEFAFDVEKVYRILRKYHSRVPKLELALKESGVVIRSGLTERVLNRCGDAGNLAYRFFSWASKQQSYRHSQEVYKAMIKVLSKMRQFGAVWALIEEMRVENPQLISPEVFVILMRKFASARMVHKAIEVLDEMPKYGCEPDEYVFGCLLDALCKNGSVKEAASLFEDMRYRFPPTVKHFTSLLYGWCKEGKLVEAKHVLVQMKDAGIEPDIVVFNNLLGGYAQAGKMADAYDLLKEMRRQECEPNAASYTTLIQSLCKHEKLEEAMRLFVEMQRNGCQMDVITYTTLISGFCKWGKIKRGYELLDQMIQEGHSPNQLTYLHIMLAHEKKEELEECMELVNEMQKIGCVPDLKIYNTVIRLACKLGEVKQGVRLWNEMEASGLSPGTDTFVIMIDGFLEQDCLVEACEYFKEMVGRGLFAAPHYGTLKELMNSLLRAEKLEMAKDTWNCITASKSCEMNVSAWTIWIHALFSKGHVKEACSFCIDMMESDLMPQPDTFAKLMRGLKKLYNREFAVEITEKVRKMAADRHITFKMYKRRGERDLKEKVKEKKDGRKRRARQRRWGGAGSSKKTL, from the coding sequence ATGCAAAGATTTTCACTTTTCTTCCAAAAACACAATCTTTTCAACCtcccattaaaaaaatcacttccAATTAGCCACCAAAATACCACATTATATCGCTTCTTCTTCTCAACTACTATTTTCCAGGTAAATTCTTCTCAACCATCTTCTTCACATTCACCACCAACACCAAACCCTAAAAAAACCCCAAATTCCCAAAATGACCAATTTGGCCTTGTTTACCTTGAATCTAATACAAACAATTTCAATGATCAAAACAATGATGAATTTGCTTTTGATGTAGAAAAAGTTTATAGAATATTAAGAAAATACCATTCTAGGGTTCCTAAATTGGAACTTGCATTGAAAGAATCTGGAGTTGTTATTAGGTCTGGATTAACAGAACGTGTTTTGAATCGTTGTGGTGATGCTGGAAATTTAGCTTATAGGTTTTTTTCTTGGGCTTCTAAGCAACAAAGTTATAGACATAGTCAAGAAGTTTATAAAGCTATGATTAAGGTTTTGAGTAAAATGAGACAATTTGGGGCTGTTTGGGCTTTGATTGAAGAAATGAGAGTTGAAAATCCTCAATTGATTTCGCCGGAAGTGTTTGTTATTTTGATGAGGAAATTTGCTTCAGCTAGGATGGTTCATAAGGCTATTGAGGTGTTAGATGAAATGCCTAAGTATGGTTGTGAGCCTGATGAATATGTTTTTGGGTGTCTTTTGGATGCTTTGTGTAAGAATGGTAGTGTTAAGGAGGCGGCTTCGCTTTTTGAGGATATGAGGTATCGGTTTCCGCCGACTGTTAAGCATTTTACTTCATTGTTGTATGGTTGGTGTAAGGAAGGGAAGCTTGTGGAGGCAAAGCATGTTTTGGTGCAAATGAAGGATGCGGGTATTGAGCCGGATATTGTGGTTTTTAATAATTTGCTTGGTGGGTATGCTCAAGCTGGGAAAATGGCGGATGCTTATGATCTTTTGAAAGAGATGAGAAGGCAGGAGTGCGAACCGAATGCTGCCTCGTATACTACTTTGATCCAGTCGCTATGTAAACATGAAAAATTGGAGGAGGCAATGCGGTTATTTGTTGAGATGCAGAGGAATGGTTGTCAGATGGATGTCATAACGTATACCACATTGATAAGTGGGTTTTGCAAGTGGGGGAAAATCAAAAGGGGTTATGAGCTTTTGGATCAGATGATACAGGAAGGTCATTCCCCGAATCAGCTAACTTATCTGCATATCATGTTGGCTCATGAAAAGAAGGAAGAATTGGAAGAGTGTATGGAACTTGTgaatgagatgcagaagattgGTTGTGTTCCTGatcttaaaatatataatacagTCATTAGGTTGGCTTGCAAGTTGGGAGAGGTCAAGCAAGGTGTTCGGCTTTGGAATGAGATGGAAGCAAGTGGACTCAGTCCGGGTACCGACACCTTTGTAATCATGATTGATGGGTTTCTAGAGCAGGACTGTCTAGTTGAAGCTTGTGAGTATTTCAAAGAAATGGTTGGGAGGGGGCTTTTTGCTGCTCCTCATTATGGTACACTGAAGGAGTTGATGAATTCTCTTTTAAGAGCTGAGAAGCTTGAAATGGCTAAAGATACTTGGAATTGTATTACAGCTTCTAAAAGTTGTGAGATGAATGTGAGTGCATGGACAATCTGGATTCATGCACTGTTTTCAAAAGGACATGTGAAAGAGGCTTGTTCGTTTTGTATAGACATGATGGAAAGCGATTTAATGCCACAGCCAGATACTTTTGCAAAGCTTATGCGCGGTCTGAAGAAATTGTATAACAGAGAATTTGCAGTTGAAATCACTGAGAAGGTAAGGAAAATGGCTGCTGATAGACATATCACTTTCAAGATGTATAAACGGAGAGGAGAGAGGGACTTGAAAGAAAAGGTGAAGGAGAAAAAAGATGGGAGGAAGAGGAGGGCTAGACAACGTCGTTGGGGTGGCGCCGGCAGCAGTAAAAAAACACTATAA
- the LOC123917310 gene encoding PH, RCC1 and FYVE domains-containing protein 1-like: MMSRSDTIMMTSTSTNSDLNRAGTVERDIEQAITALKKGAYLLKYGRRGKPKFCPFRLSNDESVLIWFSGKEEKRLKLTNVSRIISGQRTPIFQRYPRPAKEYQSFSLIYNDRSLDLICKDKDEAEVWFSGLKALISRSHHRKWRTESRSDGFPSEVNSPRTYTRRSSPLHSPFDSNESLQKDSGDHLRLHSPYESPPENGLDKAFSDATYYPIPPKGFFPPDSASGSVHSVSSGGSDSVHGHMKAMPMDAFRVSLSSAVSSSSQGSARDDGDALGDVFIWGEGTGDSVLGGGVHRVGSCFDVKMDSLLPKALESAVVLDVQNIACGEQHVALVTKQGEIFSWGEESGGRLGHGVDSDVPHPKLIESLSNTNIELVACGEYHTCAVTLSGDLYTWGDGTYNYGLLGHGNQVSHWVPKRVNGPLEGIHVSSISCGPWHTAVVTSSGKLFTFGDGTFGVLGHGDRKSVSLPREIESLKGLRTVQAACGVWHTAAVVEVMVGNSSSSNCSSGKLFTWGDGDKGRLGHGDKESKLVPTCVLALREPNFCQVACGHSMTVALSRAGHVYTMGSCVYGQLGNPQADGKLPTRIEGKLSKSFVEEIACGAYHVAVLTSRTEVYTWGKGSNGRLGHGDTDDRNSPTLVEALKDKQVKSIACGTNFTAAICLHKWVSGVDQSMCSGCRVPFNFKRKRHNCYNCGLVFCHSCSSKKSLKASMSPNPNKPYRVCDNCFNKIRKATETDGSSHSSISRRGSINQGSLESIGKDDKLDSRSQNQFSRFSTMESFKQVDRRSSKKNKKLEFNSSRVSPVPNGGSQWGAMHISKSSNPVFGSSKKFFSASVPGSRIVSRATSPISRRPSPPRSTTPTPTLGGLTTPKIVVDDTKRTNENLNQEVVKLRSQVENLTRKSQLQEDELEKTTKQLKEAIAIASEETAKCKAAKEVIKSLTAQLKDMAERLPIGAARNVRSPSNSISNDLSIASIDRLNIQATSPESDVTGSYNQLFSNGSSTVTDRSVGHCKHTLSDAASRNGSKTKDNESRNETEWVEQDEPGVYITLTSLSGGAIDLKRVRFSRKRFSEKQAEHWWAENRIRVYEKYNVRMIDKSTIGIGSVDLAH; the protein is encoded by the exons ATGATGTCACGGTCTGATACGATTATGATGACGAGTACTTCAACTAATTCGGATCTGAATAGAGCTGGTACTGTTGAAAGAGACATTGAGCAG GCAATTACTGCTTTAAAGAAAGGGGCTTATTTGCTTAAGTATGGAAGAAGGGGGAAGCCCAAGTTTTGCCCATTTCGGCTTTCTAAT gATGAATCTGTTTTGATATGGTTCTCAGGGAAAGAAGAGAAGCGCCTTAAACTAACTAATGTTTCTAGAATTATATCTGGACAACGAACG CCTATCTTTCAAAGATATCCACGGCCTGCAAAGGAATACCAGTCATTTTCACTTATCTATAATGACAGATCACTGGACCTG ATTTGCAAAGACAAAGATGAAGCTGAGGTATGGTTCAGTGGATTGAAAGCATTGATTTCACGGAGCCATCACCGGAAGTGGAGAACAGAGTCAAGAAGTGATGGTTTTCCATCTGAAGTTAATAGTCCTCGAACATACACTCGAAGAAGTTCTCCCTTACATTCTCCATTTGATAGTAATGAAAGCTTGCAAAAG GATAGTGGGGATCACCTTCGGCTTCATAGCCCGTATGAAAGCCCTCCAGAGAATGGTTTAGATAAAGCATTTTCTGATGCGACTTATTATCCTATTCCTCCAAAGGGTTTCTTCCCGCCAGATTCGGCCAGTGGTTCAGTCCACTCTGTGTCATCAGGAGGATCGGATAGTGTGCATGGCCACATGAAGGCGATGCCTATGGATGCTTTTCGAGTTAGTCTATCTAGTGCTGTTAGCTCTTCTAGCCAAGGTTCTGCCCGTGATGATGGTGATGCCTTAGGGGATGTTTTCATTTGGGGGGAAGGCACAGGTGATAGTGTTTTGGGTGGTGGGGTTCACCGAGTTGGGAGTTGTTTTGATGTCAAAATGGATTCTCTATTGCCGAAAGCCTTGGAATCAGCTGTGGTTCTAGATGTACAGAATATTGCTTGTGGTGAGCAACATGTGGCCTTAGTGACGAAACAAGGTGAAATTTTCTCTTGGGGAGAAGAATCAGGAGGCAGGCTCGGGCATGGAGTTGATTCTGATGTCCCCCATCCAAAGCTCATTGAATCTTTAAGTAATACAAATATTGAACTTGTTGCTTGTGGGGAGTATCATACTTGTGCTGTGACACTTTCAGGAGATCTTTATACATGGGGGGATGGCACTTACAATTATGGTCTTCTGGGACATGGAAACCAGGTGAGTCACTGGGTCCCAAAAAGAGTAAATGGCCCCTTGGAGGGTATACATGTTTCATCTATTTCTTGTGGTCCTTGGCATACTGCTGTTGTAACCTCTTCCGGGAAGTTATTTACTTTTGGTGATGGTACATTTGGTGTTCTGGGTCATGGAGACCGAAAAAGTGTTTCCTTGCCAAGGGAAATAGAGTCCTTGAAGGGTCTTCGTACTGTGCAGGCTGCTTGTGGTGTATGGCATACTGCTGCAGTTGTGGAAGTAATGGTTGGAAATTCTAGTTCCAGCAACTGCTCTTCAGGGAAGCTGTTTACTTGGGGAGATGGAGACAAAGGTAGACTTGGGCATGGTGACAAGGAATCTAAACTTGTTCCAACCTGTGTTTTAGCCCTTAGGGAACCTAACTTTTGTCAAGTTGCTTGTGGGCATAGTATGACTGTTGCACTTTCTAGAGCAGGTCATGTCTATACCATGGGCAGTTGTGTATATGGCCAGTTAGGAAATCCTCAAGCTGATGGGAAGTTACCAACCCGAATTGAAGGGAAGCTTTCAAAGAGTTTTGTGGAGGAGATAGCCTGTGGTGCTTATCACGTTGCAGTTTTGACTTCGAGGACTGAAGTTTACACTTGGGGGAAAGGTTCAAATGGTCGTTTAGGCCATGGCGATACTGATGATAGAAACTCCCCAACATTAGTGGAAGCTCTGAAAGACAAACAAGTCAAAAGTATTGCTTGTGGTACGAATTTCACTGCTGCCATATGCTTGCATAAGTGGGTTTCTGGTGTTGACCAATCCATGTGTTCTGGCTGCCGTGTGCCATTCAATTTCAAAAGGAAGCGCCATAATTGTTACAATTGTGGACTTGTTTTTTGTCACTCATGCAGCAGTAAGAAGTCTCTTAAGGCTTCAATGTCACCAAATCCCAACAAACCTTATCGTGTCTGTGATAACtgttttaacaaaataaggaaAGCTACAGAAACTGATGGTTCGTCTCACTCTTCTATTAGCAGAAGAGGAAGTATTAATCAAGGGTCACTTGAGTCTATTGGTAAGGATGATAAATTGGATTCCAGAtctcaaaatcaattttctagATTCTCTACAATGGAGTCCTTCAAACAAGTAGACAGAAGATcttcaaagaaaaataaaaaattggaattcAACAGTAGCCGTGTCTCGCCTGTTCCTAATGGAGGTTCACAATGGGGAGCAATGCATATTTCTAAATCTTCTAATCCTGTGTTTGGATCATCAAAGAAGTTTTTTTCAGCTTCAGTTCCTGGATCTAGAATTGTTTCCCGGGCAACATCCCCAATATCTAGGCGGCCTAGTCCACCACGGTCAACTACTCCAACCCCAACGCTGGGAGGACTGACAACCCCAAAGATAGTTGTCGATGATACGAAGAGGACTAACGAAAACCTCAATCAGGAGGTTGTTAAATTAAGATCACAG GTGGAAAACTTGACTCGAAAATCCCAGCTTCAAGAAGATGAGTTGGAAAAAACAACTAAACAGCTAAAAGAAGCAATAGCAATTGCCAGCGAAGAAACTGCCAAATGCAAAGCAGCAAAGGAAGTGATCAAGTCGCTTACTGCTCAG TTGAAGGACATGGCTGAGAGGCTTCCCATAGGAGCAGCTAGGAATGTCAGATCACCATCTAACTCCATTTCCAATGACTTAAGCATTGCTTCCATCGATCGCCTGAATATTCAAGCAACAAGCCCAGAATCAGACGTTACTGGCTCATATAACCAGTTATTTTCAAATGGGTCAAGCACCGTCACCGACCGTTCTGTAGGCCACTGTAAACATACTCTATCAGATGCAGCTAGCAGAAATGGGAGCAAAACAAAGGATAACGAATCCCGTAACGAGACTGAATGGGTAGAGCAAGATGAACCTGGTGTATATATTACTCTCACTTCCCTATCAGGCGGTGCAATAGATCTTAAGAGAGTTCGATTCAG TCGCAAGCGGTTTAGTGAGAAACAAGCAGAACACTGGTGGGCTGAGAATCGGATAAGAGTATATGAAAAGTACAACGTGCGCATGATTGACAAATCGACCATTGGTATTGGGAGTGTGGACCTAGCTCATTGA